The window TCGGTGTATGAACCCCAACTTCAATTACTTCAAACTCGGCTCCTGTCGCCATCATGCGAATCTTATCCCCTGCTTTTACCGTTCCATTCACAATTCGAATCGATATGATAACACCTTTATATGCATCATAAACAGAGTCAAAAATTAACGCCTGAAGAGGAGCATCCGGATCACCTGTTGGTGCAGGCACTTTTTCAACAATTTGCTCTAGAATTTCTTCAATACCAATACCCGCTTTAGCGGAAGCAAGAACTGCTTCAGAAGCATCAAGTCCAATTACATCCTCAACTTCAGCACGTACACGCTCTGGATCAGCTGCCGGTAAATCGATTTTATTTATAACCGGTAGAATTTCAAGATCGTTATCAAGGGCTAAATATACATTGGCAAGTGTTTGTGCCTCTATACCCTGTGCAGCATCAACTACTAAAATGGCTCCTTCGCAAGCTGCTAAACTTCGAGAAACTTCATATGTAAAATCGACATGTCCTGGTGTGTCGATTAAATGGAAGGTATAAGTTTCACCGTTTTTAGCTGCATATTTCAACTGTACTGCATTTAACTTAATTGTTATCCCACGTTCACGTTCTAAATCCATGGAATCTAATAATTGTGCTTTCATTTCTCGTGCTGTAATCGACTTTGTTGTTTCTAATATGCGGTCAGCTAATGTAGATTTACCGTGATCGATATGGGCAATAATAGAAAAATTTCGTATGTTTTGTTGTCGTTTAAGACGTTCTTCTCGATTCATGTCGTGTCCACTCCTAATCAAATACGCCTCCTACGTATAATTCCCGCTCATCACGCGGAAATAACCAAAGAAGGTAGACTTTCTAAAGTTCTATTTTCTTTGGAATACGCTGGAGGCATTAACCCTTATCAGTAAATAGGCTACTGATATTTTGGTAACCTGTTATATTTTCTATATACATTTCCTTCAAAAAAAGGCTAAACTAACTTGAATTATAGCAGTGACACAACAACTTTAGCAATGATGTAGTGAGAAAAAACGCAAAATATTATGATTCACTTCCAAAATCAATGATAGACAAGGAATAAGAATTACTGTCCTAATTTACATAGGTTTTCGCGATCGCTTGTGCAAGCACTGCAATCGTACGATATACTTCATCCTCGGTATTTTCGATTCCACCGATTTCAATTAATAGCAGGTTATTAGCTAAATCTTGATTATAAACTCCATCCACACCATCTCCCGACTTCTCAATGATCCCTCTTGAAATATTGGGAACAATTTGATTTAGAGCCTGATTAAGGGAATTGGCATGATTTAAATTTGACTTATAATTTGGATTCTCAGCACCAATAACAAATGCAGTCTTTGCATAGCCTACATTGTTATGAGTAACTGTAGATTTTTTATGACCTGTAGCATCTCGATGTATATCAAGAATAAGATCATACTGATTTTTCTTTAACTCCTGATTAAGAAATGTACGTGCAGTAGAATAAGAAGAAGCCATTGTTTTCCCCTGCTTCACAGTCTCAGCCATAATATCTACATCAAGAGTCTTTGCGTTTAAACCGTTTAGTTTAAAGTAATCTTCCATCGCCTTTGACATGGATAATAAATTAGCTTGATCGTCGTATACAGCAACTGTACCTGTTTGACTTTCTACAAACGGCTTATAGGTTTCTTGAGAATGCGTGAAAACAAACAATACGTCAAATGAATCCATTGTCGGTGTAACATCTTTAGCGTTTTCTTCTGTTGCCGTTACTTCTGTTGCTGTTACTTCTTCTGCATTTTTTTCTGACTGAACATTAGTCGATGCATAGACTACTTGCTTTTCTTCAGCTAAAGGTGGTTCATATTTTTGGTTGTTCGGAAAAGGCAATAGTCCTGTGATGATTGGTAACATAAAAAAGAAGACTAGAAAAACAGATAGAACTTTTAATTTTTTTAACATGACATCCTCTCCTTCCACTACGATATGGAGGGAGAGGACGTTTTAGAACTATTTCACTTTATGTTCCATCCACTTATATAGACATTTGCTGACTAAGATTGAATATTTCGTAATCCAAACATCCACCTCTTTCGGCGTTACAATCAATCTTTCAGGATGGGATGCAAAAACTTCTTCAAATAATTGAAGGCGATCTTCGGTAGACCATGTCGACCATTCACCGAAAATCGGTTTGATTAAATTTAAATCAACTCTCTGATTGGAATCAGGTGTCCAGGAAGAAACAGAAAGTTTGCCAGAAGGCTTCCCTTTTTCTTCAATTTTTGCAGCGATAGAACGGAACACATTATCGATTGCATCAGCAATAATAACCGTAGCATCCACAACGGTTGGCACTCCTATCGCTGTTACAGGAACACCCATTACTTCCTTAGACACTTCCGTACGTTGATTTCCTACCCCAGAGCCTGGATGAATTCCTGTATTTGTAATTTGTATTGTTTTACATAATCGAGAGCTTCCTCTTGTTGCTAAGGCATCAATGACTAATACTAACGAAGGCTTGATTTTCTCAGTTAAGGCTCGTATAAAATCGCTTGTTTCAAAGCCTGTTTGCCCTGTCACACCTGGTGCATACATAATAAAATGATCACTTGGATTTTCGGATTGCTCGTTTTGCATTGAGTCAATAGCAAATGGACCTACCGCATCTGGTGTAATCGTTTTATTTCCTAAGCCAATCACCAGAACCTTACTATCTTTTGTAATCTCTATATCTTTATGAATATCATCAAGATATTTTGTAAAAGCCTTTTCCAACTGCTCAAATCCATTTGAATCGTCTATTGTTAAGGTTGGAACAGAAAGTGTAATATATGTCCCTTCCTTTTTTCCGATTTTTTCTTGCCCATCTTCATCCACTATTACTTTTGTAACTTTAACTCGTCCTTCGGTAAATTCATTAATGGAAACACCATTTGTTTGCTCTAGTCTATTCTTTTGCTGCTTGGTCTGATGTTCAACGACTTCGGCTGATTCATCAATTAAATCGGTTCTGCTCCAATTCACTTCTGTCATTAATAATCACCTCGTGTATATGTTGGACAAACTGTCAAGTAAATATTCTTTGCATTTAACTATTGCAATTAGCTCTAGGGTTTGGTAGAATGATTTTTGTTGTATTGACAAACGAAAATAGTGAGAAGATAACTCATCTCGTACCTTTTTTAGGAGGTGAAAGATATGCCAAACATTAAATCTGCAATTAAACGTGTTAAAGTTGCTGAAAAAGCTAACCTTGCGAACTCTCAAGCAAAATCAGCTATGCGTACTACAGTTAAAAAAGCGGAACAAGCACTTGCTAACAATGCTGAAAACGCTAGCGAATTAGTAGTAGCTGCAAGCAAAGCACTTGATTCTGCAGCTTCAAAAGGTCTTATCCATAAAAATGCTGCAGCTCGTAAAAAATCACGTTTAGCTAAAAAAGCTAACTAATACATTAAGAGGTTTTCCAAAATCATCATTTTTATGATTTGGAAAACCTCTTTTTCCTTTACCGCTTCAATGAGCCTGTTACACGCGGGCTCTTTAACTTATGCGCTTAGACCGCTCACCCTACCAAAAACCAAATGAAAATCTCAGATAGCAGCCACAAAAGCAAAATAAGATCGTTGTCAAAATTTATCCGTCACATAAAAAAAACTAACTAGAGTCATCCCCCAGATAGTTTATTTTTAAAAGATTATATATTTGGCATATTGCTTCCAATCAAGTTCTTGTATAGTGGCTTTACTTGGCAATTCAAAAGGCATTGGAAAGAATGCTTCTGATTGTGCACTTTTCGCATTATCGTAAAAAACAATTTGGTCATTTGATAAACCACTTGTTAGAATGGCATCTCCCTTATCTTCAAATGCAACATCCACTTCAGTTGCTTGTATTTTTCCATCTTCACCTATTAAATAGATTTGGGTTACTTCTTTTGATTCTGCATCAACCGTAATTTCTTTTGAAGAAAGCCACTCTTTCTTTACTCTAAAAGCACTCGGTGCTTCGTTAATGATGATTTTAGTTTTTGTTAAGCTAGCATATGGCTTACCAACTATCGCTTCATTCAGATCTACTCGTACCTCAAATGAAAGTGGTTTTGGCATTTTAACTACTTTCTCCATTTCATTATACCAGAGTGAATTAACAGCAGGAATCGTCTGCTTTTCTATTACAACGCCCAATAACTCTTCTTGCTCTTGTGCAATACTACTAGTTTCTTCACTATTCGTTTCTTCAGTACTAGTTTCTTCAGTATTCGTAATATTTTGAGACTCTATTTCATTATCAAAAAGGGATTGGTCTAATTCTACATTTTGATTCTCTGCAACAGTCTCCCATTCTTTCTCCGACACATAGGTAATTAGATTTTTTTCATCCGTATATATAATAAATGTTATGGTTCCGTTATCATCAATCACTTCACCAACTACACCATCGATTGGACTTGAAAGAACATTTGAAAAACTTAGGTCAGCAATTTGATTCTCTAAAATATCAATATTTCTTTCAACCTCAGCTATCTGTTTCTCAATAGTTGCAATCGCTTCTAACGGAGAGCCTTGTGTAACTTCTGTTTCGACTGTAATGGAAAGTTCATCATCAACCTGCTCCGAATCAATCGAGGTTACAGGATTATTTATATCTTGTGCTTCTAATCGTCTCAGAATTCCTTCTAAGGTAGTTAATTCACTTTCATAAGCATTTACTTCAAATTGTAATTTAGACTGTTCCTGTGTAGCTTCATCGGTTTTATAGGCAGCAATTTCTTCATTCATACTTATTTTCTGACCAGGTCGCACCGAAATTTCTGATAACGCATTTGCGTCTGCTGTAATCCGAATTTCTTCCTGAGGGACAATCATTGCCTCTTTTTCTAAATAAGCTCTTTGCTGCTCTAGAGTAACTCTCTCATAATCAGTTATATAATAAGAACGTGTGATTTTACTACCATCTTTAAATACAATCAGGCAATTGATGATCAATAGAGCCAACAATGCCGTACTACCTGCAGCAAGCCAAATTTTCATATTCTGCTTCATAAACCTACCACCTTAGTAACGTAATCATAGAGAGGTAAGATACTAATTCCAGCTGTTACAAGAGCAAAGAAAATATGAAGCCCTATAATTTTCGTTAATAATAAGCCCTTACTCTCTTCTTCCCATCTCGACAGGAAATTATATTGAATATAAATGCTAGCAGCTGTCGCAATTGTAAGTTGATTAAAAAAGTAAATTACAAAACTATCATCAGTGATATATGTACTTATTGGCCCTAATGACAAAAATGATATAGCAGTTGTAAACCCTGACAAGGTAAAAACGGAAAAGAGAATAACTTTTTCTAGTAAAATACTTGCTAAAACAAAGAGTTGTATTTTAGAGATGGCTCTAAATGAATGATCTGTTAGGATGGCCAAGCATATAGATATAAAATAATAGTGAAATGCAAAAAATAATAATCCTTTTACTACTGCCCCAAACACCGATAAATAACGGCTTACAATATACTCTTCTTCCAAATTTTCAGCAAGGAGATACGTCAAATTTTCAGACCCCATACCCCAAATACTTCTAATAACAAAAAAGAGAATCGTTATGCCAAGCAGTATAAAGAACCGGCTACGATAACCTTTTATTTGATAATCCTGTTCTTGATTATCAAGTGCAAATGCTAGTTTACTAGGATTTAATAGTGAATGCCAAAATCTAAATTGATAGTCCATGTGAAGTCCTTTCTATTTTAAGAAAATATATGTTTTAACTAAATATAACAGATAATGTAAATAGAGTTAAATGAACAATCTTAAAATACTCCAATAGGTTTATAAAGCTTTTAACAAAAACATTTCTAAATACCTCTCTCTATTCCCGCTAATTGATTTAAGTTTCAAATCAATCTCAGATAGATTTTTTAGTGCTTTTAGTAATCGTTCCTCATTTGGACGCTGTCTATTTTCCAGCATGAGCTTTACTCGATAAGGGTGGATCTTAAGCTGCTTAGATATCTGATTTGGATGATAACCTTTTTTTTGCAAATAATAGACATTATTCATCGTACGTATATTTGAAGCCAAAAGGCCAACTAACATGATAGGCTCTTCCTTTTGTCTAAGCAAATCATGATATATTTGAAGTGCTTCGGATACATTTCTTGATAAATAAGCATTCAACATTTTAAAAGCGTCATGCTCCAATGTTTTGGCTACTAATTCTTCAACTAAGTGCACGGTAATTTGACCTTCTTCGCCTAAATATAATGCCATTTTTTCAATCTCAATTCTAAGCTGCAGCATATTTGCTCCAACCATTTCCACTAACTTATCTACAGCATCATCAGCTATACTTTTATCAAAACTTTTTACTTCACTTCTTATCCAGGTTGCTAAATCGTTTTCTTTTGGTGTTTCAGCATGAAGTAAGAGACTTTTTTCTTTCATTGCCTTCGTTATTTTTTTTCGCTCATCTAATTTCTCATAAGGCGCTATAAAAATTGTGACACTAAAGTCAGATGGATGGGCAAGCCAATTTTCAAGACGTTTTAAATCGTGCTCTATTTTCTCTTTCCCTTTTTCACTCGCTTTTAAAAACGAAGCATTTTTTGCAATGACTAATTTTCTTTCTGAAAAGAACGGAAATGTATCTGCTTCATCAATCACTAAATCAACAGGTGATTCATCCATATCAAAAGTGATGACTTCAGCCTCTTCAGTTGTATTTATTGCTTCTTTGATACGTTTGATTGTTTCATCTACAAAATAAGATTCATCGCCATAAATACAATATACAGGAGCAATTTGCCCGTTTTTAATCTCTTTCCATGCTTTTGTAAACATATTGCGTCCTCCTATCATTTCGTATTTATAAGTATACACGTTTTTTTATTTCTATCATCAATGTATAAAAATTTTCAATAAGACAAAAGGTAGATAGTAGAAATTGCTTTATTGGATATAGCTTTTTATAATATATTCACTTATAATTGATGTTGAGTAGGAGGGATAGGTATGTCATCACATGATGAAAACGTTGTAACACACAATCCTTTTGAAGGAAAAAATGGCGCATCTATGCGTAACCAAGCTATTGATGCTGGAGTAGGATTTGGCGTTTCATTCGCATTTTTTGCAATTATGTTTATTATCGCAATCATTGTTGATGTAGCAGCTTAATCGTTGTTACGCGAAAAGAGGACATTCAATATCTGAATGTCCTCTTTTATTTATCGTTGTTTAGTTATTTTTACTAACATCGATTCATGATCATCTATCCTTATTTCAACAGTACCAACTTCACCAGTGGTTAAAGTCGCTAAATCCAAATTTCGAAAACGCTCTACCACCTCCTCATGAGGATGCCCATAACGATTATTCTCACCTGCACTAAAAATCGTTAAAGCTGGCTTTAATTTCTCAACAAACGCTTCAGTACTTGATGTCTTACTTCCATGATGTCCAGCCTTTAAGACATCTATCTGGGCTAAATCAGGATATTGGCGTAGAATTGATTGCTCACCAGATTCTTCGACATCTCCCATGAACAGTGCTTTGAAATCCCCTTTTGTTACATACAACACAAGAGAATCATTATTCCCTTCATACGTTGTTTCAGTTGGCCAGAGATAAGTAAAGGAAATGCCCTCTTTTTTCCAAGTGACATTTGCAATTTCCTCCACTATAGAAATTTTCTGTTGTTTGGCTTCTACTAGCAAATCATTCATTACATCCTTTTTATAAGAATTTGGTGTAATGTGTATTTCCCCGACCTGAATTTCCTGCAATATTTCTTCTGCTCCTTCGACATGATCGCTATCTGCATGCGTCAAAATCAATTTATCGATTTTCTGAATGCCTTTTCCTTTTAAAAACGGAACAACGATATCCCTTCCTATTTCATATTGGTTAGAACTTTTTTTCCATTCCTCCTGATTGAATCTTAAAATCCCGCCTGCATCAATCATATAGATTTCTTCTTTGAAGGGTAATTCAATGACAATACAGTCCCCTTGGCCAACGTTAACAAAAGTAATGATTAGATCATTCGTCAATTTTCCACTCAGATGAATGAAGAATGCGGGTAAAAGAAGCACGAAAAGAACTTTCAAAAGTTTTGCTTTTACATCGATTAAATAAAATGTTGCAAAAACACTAATATAGCCAATAACTATTAAAATAAGCGTTGGCTTACCAGGATTCCACATTTGATATGGAATTCCTTGTAACCAGTCAATACTTGCTGTAAGAAAACTTCTTAAAGGCTCATAGATTAGAAACAAAATAGCCGCTATAGGTTCAAGAAAATACGAAGAAACTAATAATACAATATTAATAGGCAAAATGATGAAAGAAAATAGAGGCACAAAGATAATATTCACTAGAAAAGAGGATAGACTTATTTCATAAAAATGAAATAGGAGCAGTGGATAAACAAGCAGCTGAGTGACGAAGGTTATGAGGAAAGATTGGATTATCCATGAGGAATAACGATTAATAAAATGACCCGAATAAATCAAGCTCAAAGTTGCTAAATAGGATAATTGGAATCCAATTTGAAAAATGGCCCAAGGTTCAATAGAGACAAAGAATATAAAACTAATAGAAAGAGCATCATCTGCTGTCATTTTCCCTTTCAAACGACTAATCATGATGAGTTCAACAACTGATACTGCTCTCCAAACTGAAGGTGAACTACCTGCAAGGACAGCATATATCGGTAAAATTGCCATAAGTATAATGGTTGCAAGTTCTCGTCTCACGCCCAATCTTAAAAGACCTTGAAAAAAAATAAATGCAACAATCGCCACATGGAGCCCTGAGATTGCAAATAAATGAGTAATTCCTAATTTTTGATAAGCTCTAGTCATTTCTTCATCGACATTTTCACTTACCCCAATAATTAGCGCTTGAGCTTCTGCTACCAGTGAAGATGGAAATGCTTCTTGGATATGGGTCTTCACATTATATCGTTGCTTGGCTATCCTTTGTTGGATACTTCTTTTATTTCCGACATATTCCCAACTAGAGATTTCAACAACTCCTATAGCGCCATTACTTTTTAAATAATTCTTCATGTTAAATGCAAAGTCATGATCTGGAATAGTGGGTTCTACTAACTCCCCTCTCAACAAATAACGGCTTCCTACCAAGGAGATCTGTTGGAAATTATACTTTTCTTTTTCTGAGCCAAATTTATAAACAACGTATACATTTCTTCCTTGCGAGTCTTTCATAAATCCACGCAAAGTATCACCATTAATCTTATATTCGTCTGACCATGTTAATTGGGTGGGAAATTGAAGTGGTTCATCAAATTGTTGAAGTAAGTTTGTAAAGTAAGAAAAACTACAAAATGCTGTAAAACAGATTCCAACAATATGAATGAAACTGATTTTTTTAAAATGGAGAAATAGAAAATAGGGCACCAATAAAAACAACAGCCTTACCGATTCGTGAGCTGCAAGGGATGCAACGAGAACCGATAAGGCATAAAAAATACACTTATGCTTGAATGAGATCAAATAGTTCTTTCACCTTCTCTTCAAAGGGCTGTAGTACTTCCTTTGTAGCACCGAGATTTCTAAGCTTATCTAACATTTCAACTGCCAGTTCAAGTTTTTGATCTTTAAGAAAATCAATTTTCGCTTCGTCAAAAGGAATTTGAACAACATTCACATTTGCTTTTTGAAATAGTTCTAATGCATACGCATTATTTTTATAGTCATTTGCATAATATAAGTTTTTAATGCCCGCTTGGATGATTGTTTTTGAACAAGGCAGACAAGGGAAATGTGTCACATATATATCCGCACCA is drawn from Lysinibacillus sp. SGAir0095 and contains these coding sequences:
- the holA gene encoding DNA polymerase III subunit delta, with amino-acid sequence MFTKAWKEIKNGQIAPVYCIYGDESYFVDETIKRIKEAINTTEEAEVITFDMDESPVDLVIDEADTFPFFSERKLVIAKNASFLKASEKGKEKIEHDLKRLENWLAHPSDFSVTIFIAPYEKLDERKKITKAMKEKSLLLHAETPKENDLATWIRSEVKSFDKSIADDAVDKLVEMVGANMLQLRIEIEKMALYLGEEGQITVHLVEELVAKTLEHDAFKMLNAYLSRNVSEALQIYHDLLRQKEEPIMLVGLLASNIRTMNNVYYLQKKGYHPNQISKQLKIHPYRVKLMLENRQRPNEERLLKALKNLSEIDLKLKSISGNRERYLEMFLLKAL
- the rpsT gene encoding 30S ribosomal protein S20, whose translation is MPNIKSAIKRVKVAEKANLANSQAKSAMRTTVKKAEQALANNAENASELVVAASKALDSAASKGLIHKNAAARKKSRLAKKAN
- the gpr gene encoding GPR endopeptidase: MTEVNWSRTDLIDESAEVVEHQTKQQKNRLEQTNGVSINEFTEGRVKVTKVIVDEDGQEKIGKKEGTYITLSVPTLTIDDSNGFEQLEKAFTKYLDDIHKDIEITKDSKVLVIGLGNKTITPDAVGPFAIDSMQNEQSENPSDHFIMYAPGVTGQTGFETSDFIRALTEKIKPSLVLVIDALATRGSSRLCKTIQITNTGIHPGSGVGNQRTEVSKEVMGVPVTAIGVPTVVDATVIIADAIDNVFRSIAAKIEEKGKPSGKLSVSSWTPDSNQRVDLNLIKPIFGEWSTWSTEDRLQLFEEVFASHPERLIVTPKEVDVWITKYSILVSKCLYKWMEHKVK
- a CDS encoding DNA internalization-related competence protein ComEC/Rec2, producing the protein MISFKHKCIFYALSVLVASLAAHESVRLLFLLVPYFLFLHFKKISFIHIVGICFTAFCSFSYFTNLLQQFDEPLQFPTQLTWSDEYKINGDTLRGFMKDSQGRNVYVVYKFGSEKEKYNFQQISLVGSRYLLRGELVEPTIPDHDFAFNMKNYLKSNGAIGVVEISSWEYVGNKRSIQQRIAKQRYNVKTHIQEAFPSSLVAEAQALIIGVSENVDEEMTRAYQKLGITHLFAISGLHVAIVAFIFFQGLLRLGVRRELATIILMAILPIYAVLAGSSPSVWRAVSVVELIMISRLKGKMTADDALSISFIFFVSIEPWAIFQIGFQLSYLATLSLIYSGHFINRYSSWIIQSFLITFVTQLLVYPLLLFHFYEISLSSFLVNIIFVPLFSFIILPINIVLLVSSYFLEPIAAILFLIYEPLRSFLTASIDWLQGIPYQMWNPGKPTLILIVIGYISVFATFYLIDVKAKLLKVLFVLLLPAFFIHLSGKLTNDLIITFVNVGQGDCIVIELPFKEEIYMIDAGGILRFNQEEWKKSSNQYEIGRDIVVPFLKGKGIQKIDKLILTHADSDHVEGAEEILQEIQVGEIHITPNSYKKDVMNDLLVEAKQQKISIVEEIANVTWKKEGISFTYLWPTETTYEGNNDSLVLYVTKGDFKALFMGDVEESGEQSILRQYPDLAQIDVLKAGHHGSKTSSTEAFVEKLKPALTIFSAGENNRYGHPHEEVVERFRNLDLATLTTGEVGTVEIRIDDHESMLVKITKQR
- a CDS encoding YqzM family protein is translated as MSSHDENVVTHNPFEGKNGASMRNQAIDAGVGFGVSFAFFAIMFIIAIIVDVAA
- the spoIIP gene encoding stage II sporulation protein P, with translation MLKKLKVLSVFLVFFFMLPIITGLLPFPNNQKYEPPLAEEKQVVYASTNVQSEKNAEEVTATEVTATEENAKDVTPTMDSFDVLFVFTHSQETYKPFVESQTGTVAVYDDQANLLSMSKAMEDYFKLNGLNAKTLDVDIMAETVKQGKTMASSYSTARTFLNQELKKNQYDLILDIHRDATGHKKSTVTHNNVGYAKTAFVIGAENPNYKSNLNHANSLNQALNQIVPNISRGIIEKSGDGVDGVYNQDLANNLLLIEIGGIENTEDEVYRTIAVLAQAIAKTYVN
- a CDS encoding ComE operon protein 2, with amino-acid sequence MERITWDQFFMAQSHLLALRSTCTRLAVGATIVREKRIIAGGYNGSISGDEHCIEDGCYVVDNHCVRTVHAETNALLQCAKYGTPANGADIYVTHFPCLPCSKTIIQAGIKNLYYANDYKNNAYALELFQKANVNVVQIPFDEAKIDFLKDQKLELAVEMLDKLRNLGATKEVLQPFEEKVKELFDLIQA
- a CDS encoding DUF2968 domain-containing protein, with translation MKQNMKIWLAAGSTALLALLIINCLIVFKDGSKITRSYYITDYERVTLEQQRAYLEKEAMIVPQEEIRITADANALSEISVRPGQKISMNEEIAAYKTDEATQEQSKLQFEVNAYESELTTLEGILRRLEAQDINNPVTSIDSEQVDDELSITVETEVTQGSPLEAIATIEKQIAEVERNIDILENQIADLSFSNVLSSPIDGVVGEVIDDNGTITFIIYTDEKNLITYVSEKEWETVAENQNVELDQSLFDNEIESQNITNTEETSTEETNSEETSSIAQEQEELLGVVIEKQTIPAVNSLWYNEMEKVVKMPKPLSFEVRVDLNEAIVGKPYASLTKTKIIINEAPSAFRVKKEWLSSKEITVDAESKEVTQIYLIGEDGKIQATEVDVAFEDKGDAILTSGLSNDQIVFYDNAKSAQSEAFFPMPFELPSKATIQELDWKQYAKYIIF